The genome window TTGGCCATGTGACTGACAATCGCATGACTGAAGCCCTTGACCTCGTCCCAACCCAGTTTGCGCGTCAATGGCACCACCACATGAATGCCCTTGCCGCCGCTGGTCTTGAGGAACGCCTTGAGGCCTAGTTCATCGAGCACCGACAAGGTGAGCTGCGTCGCCTCGACCATGCTTTTCCAGGGCAGCGCCGGGTCCGGGTCGAGGTCGAGGACGAAGCGGTCGGGTTTGTCCAGGTCGACAGACGTGGCATTCCAGGTGTGCAGTTCCACCGTGCTCATCTGCACCGCACCGATCAGCGCCTCGGCGTTGTTGATGATCATCACTGGTTGCCCGGTCAGTTCCTTGTCCAGGCTGGTGATACCGGGAATCGCCAGGCGCTCGGGGTTCTTCTGGAAAAACAGCTCACCGGCGATGCCGTCCGGCGCCCGGACCAAGGCGACCGGGCGATCTTCCAGTTCCGGCAGGATGAATTCGGCAACGCTGGCGTAGTACTCGGCCAACTGCAGCTTGGTGGTGCCACTGCTGGCGTCGATGACCCGCTCCGGGTGAGTGATGCGGACCTTGCCGTCCATGGCCGGGGCCTTGGCTTTTGTCCTGGTCTTTGCCTTGTGCGGTTTCGCGTCGGGTTCATCCGGGGTGCTGGTTTTTTTCGCCACAGTGGTTTTCTTCACGGGTTTGGCAAGCTCCTGAGTGATGTCCTTGGCCGGCTTGTCGTTGCGCAAGCCATGGAAGACCGCATGGCGCACCGAGCCTTCCTTGGTCATTTCGGCAAAGGCCACTTCGGCCAGCAGCGTCGGTTCCAGCCAATGCACGCCCTTGGCTTCGTAGCCGGTGGGCGGGTTCACCACGGCGGCTTTTTTCGTCTCCAGAGGCAGCAATTGCTGGTAGATGCTTTTGAGGGTGGTTTCGTTGAACCCGGTGCCGACCTTACCGGCGTAGCGCAACTGGCCGCTGTCGGCATCATGCAGCCCCAGCAGCAAGGCACCGAAAGCACTGCGGGCGCCTTTGGGATCGCTGAAGCCCACCACCACGAACTCCTGGCGATTCTTGCATTTGAGCTTGATCCAGTCGTTGCTGCGCCTGGACACATAGGTGCTGCCGACGCGCTTGCCGATCAGCCCTTCCATCTGCATCTGGCAGGCGCTGTTTAGCAGCGCTTCAGGGGTTTCTTCGAAGGCATCGGAGAAGCGCAACAAGGGGCTTTCGTTGGGCTCCAACACGGCGGCCAAGGCGGCCCGGCGCTCTTGCACCGGCACGTTGCGCAAATCCATGCCATTGAGATAAGGCACGTCGAACAGGTAATAGGCGATCTTGCCGCTGCTGCCGGCTTCGAAGGCGTTTTGCAAGGCCTGGAAGTCCGGCACCCCCTGCTCGTTGGCGACGACCATCTCGCCGTCGAGCCAGGCCGATTCCAACCCCAACGCGGCCAAGGCCTCGGCCTGTCTTGGCAATTTGTGGGTCCAGTCATGGCCGTTGCGGGTGAGCAGCCTGACGTCGCCGTTTTCGATCCGCGCCATGACCCGGTAACCGTCGAACTTGATCTCATAAAGCCATTCGCCGTCGGGCGCGCTTTCCACCAGGGTTGCCAGTTCCGGCTTGAGGGTTTCTGGCAGCGGCCCGGCGACCGCCCCGCTGAGGGTGCCTTTCGAGGCGCGTTTCGGCGATTTCGGCCGCGCGGCTTTTTCCGGTTGCTTCACCGCTTTGGCGACAGCCTTGCCTCGACGCTTGGGCACGAGGGTACGATCGCTGAGCACGCTGTCCGGCTCGGCCTGGACCACGTCGTATTCGCTTTCGGGGCGGGCGGCCTGGTCCTGATGCTTGATCAGGAACCACTGCTCCTGCTTGCCGGGCATATGGGTGCGTACCAGGTTCCACAGGCCGTTGAGCTTTTCGCCTTGCAACTCGAACTTGAGCCGACCTTTTTCGTAGGCTTCGTGGGCGTCTCCCTGGGGAATCCAGACGCCCCGGTCCCAGACGATCACGTCACCGGCGCCGTAGTGACCTTCAGGGATGTTGCCCTCGAATGTGGCGTAATCCAGCGGATGATCTTCGACATGCACGGCCAGGCGTTTGGCCTTGGGGTCCAGGGACGGCCCCTTGGGCACCGCCCAGCTCTTGAGCGCGCCGTCCAACTCCAGTCGGAAGTCGTAGTGCAGCCGCGAGGCATCGTGCTTTTGAATGCAGAACTGCAAGGCGTGGGCGGTTTTTGCCGACCTGCGCGAACGTTTCGCCGCCGGTTCCGGGGTGGCGGCGAAATCTCGCATGCGGTTGTAGTCAGCCAGGGTCTTGCTGCTCATGGACCACCTGCGACCTGTTGCAAGGCTGGGTCGGCAACCGGCCTCCCGGCGGTTTCCGCGAGCAACTGATCGACCACCCGGCTCAAGGCCTGTTCGACCGAATCGCCCAGCAGCAGGCCTTGTTCGTAGAGCACGATTTGCCGATCGGCGCTGGTGCCTTCCTGGACAATCGCGCGGGCCTGCTTGAACACGTCCTGGACGCCCAGTTCGGCCGCGGTTTCACCGAAAGTCTGCTCCGCCAGGGTCAGCCATTCCCCGATCAGCATCGGCTGTTCCTGCCCCTCGACGATAAACTCCGCGAGAATCCCGTGGCGCTTGGCCCGCCAGCGGTTTTCCTTGAGGATCCACTGGGACATCTGGCTGTAGCGGGCACCGGGCCGGCGCTGCGTCACGGCGTGGGCCACCATCAGGCGAAACAGCGAGACCAGACAAAGGACATCGTCCGCCCGCGGGCAGGCATCGCAAATGCGCAGCTCCAACGTGGGATAACGTGAGGAAGGTCGTATCACCCACCAGCAATCGCTGGCCTGGCGAATGGACCCGGTGCGCATGAGCATGTCGACGTAGCCGCCGAACGCCGACTCATCTTCGAAATACTCCGGCACCCCCATGCGCGGCCATTCATCGCAGGCCACTTGTCGATAGCTGCTGAAGCCACTGTAGCCACCGTTCCAGAATGGCGATGACGCGCTCAGGGCTAGGAACATCGGCAACCACGGCAGGACCTCATTCATGATCCGCACCCGATCCTGCGTTGCCGGGACTTCCACGTGGACATGCAGGCCCGACAGCACGCTGCGCCGCGCCACCCGCTGATAATCATCGAACAGTTGCTGGAAATGCAGCTCGTCGGTGGGTTGCAGCACCTGGGTGGCCATCGGGTGTGAACCGGCACTGAGCAGGCCCAGGCCATAGGGCGCCAAGCGCTGGTTCAGGCCCGTACGCACCTGGTTCAGGTAGTCGGCAGCCTCGGGCAGGCTGCGAAAGATGGGCGAGGCCATTTCCACCTGGCATTGGAACATTTCATGGGCGAAATGCTTGCCCAGCTCAGCCTGGCACGCGGCGACAGCCTCCGCAGGGGGGGCACCCGGCATGCAACGGGTGCTCAGGTCAGTGATGAAATACTCCTCTTCAACGCCGAATTTCATGCGTCTGTTCATCGATAATCCCTCCGATAGCCCCGCCCAGACCTGCGCCAATGCGGGTTACAACCAACGCCACCACGGCGATCCTTTCCACGTCCTGATAACCCGGCGTGAGCAGTTCTTCACCGAACACGTCCGGGTCCAATTCCTTGTAGGTC of Pseudomonas fluorescens contains these proteins:
- the ligD gene encoding DNA ligase D: MSSKTLADYNRMRDFAATPEPAAKRSRRSAKTAHALQFCIQKHDASRLHYDFRLELDGALKSWAVPKGPSLDPKAKRLAVHVEDHPLDYATFEGNIPEGHYGAGDVIVWDRGVWIPQGDAHEAYEKGRLKFELQGEKLNGLWNLVRTHMPGKQEQWFLIKHQDQAARPESEYDVVQAEPDSVLSDRTLVPKRRGKAVAKAVKQPEKAARPKSPKRASKGTLSGAVAGPLPETLKPELATLVESAPDGEWLYEIKFDGYRVMARIENGDVRLLTRNGHDWTHKLPRQAEALAALGLESAWLDGEMVVANEQGVPDFQALQNAFEAGSSGKIAYYLFDVPYLNGMDLRNVPVQERRAALAAVLEPNESPLLRFSDAFEETPEALLNSACQMQMEGLIGKRVGSTYVSRRSNDWIKLKCKNRQEFVVVGFSDPKGARSAFGALLLGLHDADSGQLRYAGKVGTGFNETTLKSIYQQLLPLETKKAAVVNPPTGYEAKGVHWLEPTLLAEVAFAEMTKEGSVRHAVFHGLRNDKPAKDITQELAKPVKKTTVAKKTSTPDEPDAKPHKAKTRTKAKAPAMDGKVRITHPERVIDASSGTTKLQLAEYYASVAEFILPELEDRPVALVRAPDGIAGELFFQKNPERLAIPGITSLDKELTGQPVMIINNAEALIGAVQMSTVELHTWNATSVDLDKPDRFVLDLDPDPALPWKSMVEATQLTLSVLDELGLKAFLKTSGGKGIHVVVPLTRKLGWDEVKGFSHAIVSHMAKLLPDRFSAVSGPKNRVGRIFIDYLRNGLGSTTICAYAARTREGLPVSVPIFREEVAGLKGANLWNVHNVHERLAQVGHEPWAGLKKTRQSITAEMRRRIGMKKV
- a CDS encoding carboxylate-amine ligase encodes the protein MNRRMKFGVEEEYFITDLSTRCMPGAPPAEAVAACQAELGKHFAHEMFQCQVEMASPIFRSLPEAADYLNQVRTGLNQRLAPYGLGLLSAGSHPMATQVLQPTDELHFQQLFDDYQRVARRSVLSGLHVHVEVPATQDRVRIMNEVLPWLPMFLALSASSPFWNGGYSGFSSYRQVACDEWPRMGVPEYFEDESAFGGYVDMLMRTGSIRQASDCWWVIRPSSRYPTLELRICDACPRADDVLCLVSLFRLMVAHAVTQRRPGARYSQMSQWILKENRWRAKRHGILAEFIVEGQEQPMLIGEWLTLAEQTFGETAAELGVQDVFKQARAIVQEGTSADRQIVLYEQGLLLGDSVEQALSRVVDQLLAETAGRPVADPALQQVAGGP